A stretch of the Arvicola amphibius chromosome 8, mArvAmp1.2, whole genome shotgun sequence genome encodes the following:
- the Prdm1 gene encoding PR domain zinc finger protein 1 isoform X3, whose translation MRYVNPAHSAREQNLAACQNGMNIYFYTIKPIPANQELLVWYCRDFAERLHYPYPGELTVMNLTQMESNPKQYSSEKNELYPKNVPKREYSVKEILKLDSNSSKRKDFYRSDISPLTLEKDMDGFRKDGSPDMPFYPRVVYPIRAPLPEDFLKASLAYGIERPTYITHSPLPSSTTPSPPASSPEQSLKSSSPHGSPGNTVSPLVPGPPEPRDSYSYLNASYGSEGLGSYPGYAPAPHLSPAFIPSYNPHYPKFLLPPYGISSSGLSTMNNINGINNFSLFPRLYPVYSNLLGGGNLPHPMLTPASLPSSLPTDGARRLLPPEHPREMLVPAPHSAFSLTGAAASMKDESSPPSGSPTAGTAATSEHVVQPKATSAVMAAPSTDGAMNLIKNKRNMTGYKTLPYPLKKQNGKIKYECNVCAKTFGQLSNLKVHLRVHSGERPFKCQTCNKGFTQLAHLQKHYLVHTGEKPHECQVCHKRFSSTSNLKTHLRLHSGEKPYQCKVCPAKFTQFVHLKLHKRLHTRERPHKCTQCHKSYIHLCSLKVHLKGNCPVAPAPGLPLEDLTRINEEIEKFDISDNADRLEDMEDNIDVTSMVENEILSVVRKEKEETGLKVSLQRNMGNGLLSSGCNLYESSDLSLMKLPHSNPLPLVPVKVKQETVEPMDP comes from the exons CTACACCATTAAGCCCATCCCTGCCAACCAGGAACTTCTTGTGTGGTATTGTCGGGACTTTGCAGAGAGGCTTCACTATCCTTATCCTGGAGAGCTCACAGTGATGAATCTCA cACAAATGGAAAGCAACCCAAAGCAATACAGTAGTGAGAAAAATGAACTTTACCCAAAGAATGTCCCCAAGAGAGAGTACAGCGTGAAAGAAATCCTAAAACTGGACTCCAATTCCTCTAAAAGGAAGGACTTCTACCGTTCCGACATTTCACCCCTCACTTTAGAAAAGGACATGGATGGCTTTAGGAAAGATGGGAGCCCTGACATGCCCTTCTATCCTCGGGTTGTTTACCCCATCCGGGCACCTCTGCCGGAAGACTTTTTGAAAGCGTCCCTGGCCTACGGGATAGAAAGACCCACTTACATTACCCACAGCCCGCTTCCATCTTCCACAACTCCAAGCCCCCCGGCAAGCAGCCCGGAACAGAGCCTCAAGAGCTCCAGCCCCCACGGCAGCCCGGGGAACACCGTGTCGCCCCTGGTGCCAGGTCCCCCGGAACCCCGGGACTCCTACTCCTACTTGAATGCTTCCTATGGCTCCGAGGGCCTGGGCTCCTACCCTGGCTACGCACCTGCCCCCCACCTCTCACCAGCTTTCATCCCCTCTTACAATCCTCACTACCCCAAGTTCCTATTGCCACCCTATGGCATAAGTTCCAGTGGCTTGAGCACCATGAACAACATCAATGGCATCAACAACTTCAGCCTCTTCCCCAGGTTGTATCCTGTCTACAGCAACCTCCTTGGTGGAGGCAACTTGCCTCATCCAATGCTCACCCCAGCTTCCCTACCAAGTTCCCTGCCCACAGATGGAGCCCGGAGGCTGCTTCCACCGGAGCACCCCAGAGAGATGCTTGTTCCAGCACCCCACAGTGCCTTTTCCCTTACCGGGGCTGCCGCCAGCATGAAGGACGAGAGTAGTCCCCCCAGTGGTTCTCCAACAGCGGGAACCGCAGCCACGTCCGAACACGTGGTACAACCCAAAGCTACCTCAGCAGTGATGGCAGCCCCCAGCACTGACGGAGCCATGAATctcatcaaaaacaaaagaaacatgacTGGTTACAAGACTCTTCCCTACCCGCTGAAGAAGCAGAACGGGAAGATCAAGTATGAGTGTAATGTTTGTGCCAAGACGTTCGGTCAGCTCTCCAACCTGAAG GTCCACTTGAGAGTGCACAGTGGAGAACGGCCTTTCAAATGCCAGACCTGCAACAAGGGTTTCACTCAGCTCGCCCACCTGCAGAAACACTACCTGGTGCACACGGGAGAAAAGCCACATGAATGTCAG GTCTGTCACAAGCGATTCAGCAGCACAAGCAATCTCAAGACCCACCTTCGACTGCATTCTGGAGAAAAACCTTACCAATGTAAGGTGTGCCCTGCCAAGTTTACCCAGTTTGTGCACCTGAAGCTGCATAAACGACTGCATACCCGGGAGCGGCCCCACAAGTGCACCCAATGCCATAAGAGCTAcatccatctctgcagcctcaagGTCCACCTGAAAGGCAACTGTCCCGTGGCCCCGGCCCCTGGGCTGCCTTTGGAGGATCTGACCCGAATCAATGAAGAAATTGAAAAGTTTGACATTAGTGACAATGCTGACCGTCTTGAGGACATGGAGGACAACATAGATGTGACCTCTATGGTGGAGAATGAGATTCTATCTGtggtcagaaaagagaaagaggaaactgGTCTGAAAGTGTCTTTACAAAGAAACATGGGGAATGGACTCCTCTCCTCAGGGTGCAACCTCTATGAGTCATCAGACCTGTCCCTCATGAAGTTGCCTCACAGCAACCCACTACCTCTGGTGCCTGTAAAGGTCAAACAAGAAACAGTTGAACCGATGGATCCTTAA